The Clostridium cylindrosporum DSM 605 genomic interval TCAGTTAAATAAAATATTCTAACTTAAAATAAAATACAAAAGGTAGAGACTAAAAACTTATGTAAAAGTTTTTAGTCTCTACCTTCATCTATAAACAGAACTTTCAAAGCAGAGTCCAGTTTAAATAACACTAATTTTTAGAAGCTGTTATACCATAGCTATTTTCTATTTCATAGTAGCTATATATACTTCATCAAAATCACCTTTTAAATAGTTATAACAATCATCAATTGACTTGTCCTTAAATATTCCAAAAACTGTAGGTCCACTTCCACTCATTATTGAACCTAGCGCTCCAAATTCATTCATTATATTTTTAATATCTTCTATAACTCTATGCATTGGTATAGTAACAGTTTCAAGAACGTTTACTAGGTTTTTTGATAATAAATCTATATTATTATCATCAATACAATCTAATAGGATATCGTTATTAGGTCTTTTCTTGATTTTTTCAAGTTTTAAATTATTAAATACCTCCTTTGTAGATACGCTAATTGGAGGTTTTGCTATTAATACAAGGTGACCACTCATAGATTTCAGAGGAGTCACTATTTCCCCTCTACCTTTGCATAGTGCAGTACCTTTTTCCATAAGAAATGGTACATCGCTTCCTATCATAGCTGCTATATCCATCAAATCCTTCTTACATAGGTTAAGGCAATACAAAGTATTAATACCTTCAATTACACCTGCAGCATCAGTGCTTCCACCAGCAAGCCCCGCTGCAACAGGAATGTTTTTCTCAATATATACAGAGAGTCCTCCACCTATTTTATATGTATCAAACATTAACTTTGCAGCTTTTAAAGCAATATTCCTATCATCTAGTGGAATATCTCCCCCTTTAACTTCTAATGAGAATTCATTTGATTTTTCTATTCTTATCACATCTTCTAATGATATAGTTTGCATAATTGTATCTATTTCATGATACCCATCACTTCTTTTTCCCAAAATATCAAGTGATAAATTTATTTTAGCTGGACAATTTAAAGTTATACTTTTCATATATTTTAGTTAAATACTTAACCCCTTTTCCTTTCCTATTTTTAATAATTATAGTTTATAGAATATTATAATTCAATAAAGGTTCTACAGAACAAAGCTGTAGAACCTTTATTAATTTAAGATATAGCACCTTCACTTTTAGTACTTCCTAATTTATATGACTTTATAGTATTAACCACCAAATCTAAATCTTCATAGAAGACAACTATTGTATCTCCTTCATTTGCTGATTCCATAGCGCTAATTAGAGCTTCATCTTCTTTAATAATTACAGAATAATCATCTCGGGATTTATGTTTAGATACTCCAGCCTCAAGTAAAGAAGCAGTTTCACCTACTTTACGTCCTCTTCTATCGCCATCTTCTTTAATGTATACGTAATCAAAGCCATTTCCTGCTATTTCTCCTATGCTAACCATACTTTCATCATCTCTATCTCCAGGAACACCAATAACTCCTATATATCTATTGCTATTAAATGCTTTTACCGAATTAATAACTTTTATATAGGCATCAATATTGTGCCCATAATCAACAATTACATTAAAACCTTCAATTTTGTATATATTAAATCTTCCTGGATTAGTTGTTTCGTCGGATAAAAATGTCTTAAGAGACTTCTCAATTACTCCCTTTTCTAGTTTAAGAGAAGTAAGAGTAGCAACTGCACATAGAGAGTTTTCAATGTTATGAAGAAGCTTTCCTTCCATGGTACATGGAACCTCAGTAATATCAACTATCGGTTCTATACTTTCATCTTTAGAAATACATATATAGTTATCCCTTAAAAATACAGCTGACTTTCCATCTAATATATGCTTCTTAATAATAAGATTATCAGCGTTAGATGAGAAGTATACTATATTAACACTATCTGGAACCCTCTCTGTAAGCATATTTACATGTGGGTCATCTGCATTAATTACAGCATATCCATCATCACGTACAGCCTCTAAAACTAAAGACTTAACATATGCAAGATCCTCTAGTGTATTTATTCCATCGATCCCTAGATGATCCTCTGTTATATTTGTAACTACACCAACATCAGAGAGATCGTATCCAAGTCCACGTCTTAGCATACCTCCTCTTGCAGTTTCAAGTACAGCAGCTTCAACTCTCTTATCCATAAGGATTACCTTTGCACTATCAGGACCTGTAGTGTCTCCCTTTTCAATGCATCTGCCATCTAAGTATATACCACTTGTAGTAGTCATACCTGTAAAATGACCATTTAGAGAAAGTGCATGAGCAACCATTCTAGTGGTAGTTGTTTTACCATTAGTCCCTGTTATAGATACTATAGGTATAGCCTTCTCTTCATCCTTATACATATAATCTAAAATATGTGAAGCAACATTTCTTTCCTTTCCTGAGCATGGATGAATATGCATTCTGATACCAGGTGCTGCATTAATTTCAAGAATTGCTCCACCTGATTCTCTAAGAGGTTTAGATATGTCCTCTGTACATATATCAACACCAGCAACATCAAGACCTATCGCCTCTACAGCTCTAATTGCAATATCAATAGTTTCATTGTGTACCTTCTCAGTACAATCCTTAGAAGTTCCACCTGTTGAAAGGTTAGCATTATTTCTAAGATAAACAACCTCATCACGTTTTGGAACAGTGTTTAAATCCCTATTAGATGCTTTAAGATGATTAATAATTCCATCATCGATTTCTATCTTAGTAAGAGGTTTTTCATGTCCATAACCTCTTAGTGGATTTTCATTTTCCATATAAATTAAATCTTCAACGGTATCTTCACCATTACCTACAACATGAGGA includes:
- the cphA gene encoding cyanophycin synthetase; the encoded protein is MKIIDQKIYTGRNIYSHRVCMKLTVDVGDLCDTPTKDIKGFNTRLLNALPGLKSHSCCRGYAGGFLERLDEGTYLPHVLEHSIIEMQLSLGFKKIKYGKARQQSGSIYNVIFEYELEKAGILCAEYALKCFNEFINDSDFDMDTAIKKIEEKISKYRLGASTKSIYNEARKRGIPVNRIGSGSILQLGYGKSQKRISATITDNTSCIGVDISCDKALTRDILSDLSIPIPRGGLAESESELIDLCNEIGYPIVIKPIDGSKGRGITVNINSDEEAIIAYRKASEVNTKVVVEGYVKGRDYRLLVIDKKVVAASLKLPPHVVGNGEDTVEDLIYMENENPLRGYGHEKPLTKIEIDDGIINHLKASNRDLNTVPKRDEVVYLRNNANLSTGGTSKDCTEKVHNETIDIAIRAVEAIGLDVAGVDICTEDISKPLRESGGAILEINAAPGIRMHIHPCSGKERNVASHILDYMYKDEEKAIPIVSITGTNGKTTTTRMVAHALSLNGHFTGMTTTSGIYLDGRCIEKGDTTGPDSAKVILMDKRVEAAVLETARGGMLRRGLGYDLSDVGVVTNITEDHLGIDGINTLEDLAYVKSLVLEAVRDDGYAVINADDPHVNMLTERVPDSVNIVYFSSNADNLIIKKHILDGKSAVFLRDNYICISKDESIEPIVDITEVPCTMEGKLLHNIENSLCAVATLTSLKLEKGVIEKSLKTFLSDETTNPGRFNIYKIEGFNVIVDYGHNIDAYIKVINSVKAFNSNRYIGVIGVPGDRDDESMVSIGEIAGNGFDYVYIKEDGDRRGRKVGETASLLEAGVSKHKSRDDYSVIIKEDEALISAMESANEGDTIVVFYEDLDLVVNTIKSYKLGSTKSEGAIS
- the ispE gene encoding 4-(cytidine 5'-diphospho)-2-C-methyl-D-erythritol kinase, coding for MKSITLNCPAKINLSLDILGKRSDGYHEIDTIMQTISLEDVIRIEKSNEFSLEVKGGDIPLDDRNIALKAAKLMFDTYKIGGGLSVYIEKNIPVAAGLAGGSTDAAGVIEGINTLYCLNLCKKDLMDIAAMIGSDVPFLMEKGTALCKGRGEIVTPLKSMSGHLVLIAKPPISVSTKEVFNNLKLEKIKKRPNNDILLDCIDDNNIDLLSKNLVNVLETVTIPMHRVIEDIKNIMNEFGALGSIMSGSGPTVFGIFKDKSIDDCYNYLKGDFDEVYIATMK